The following are encoded together in the Pectobacterium punjabense genome:
- the fliR gene encoding flagellar biosynthetic protein FliR — protein MLTFNSWDMVNWVSQFFWPFVRILALISTAPVFNERAIANRVKIGLGVLITLLVAPYLPLNTTPIFSVAGVWLLIQQILIGVTLGLSMQLAFAAIRHAGELIGLQMGLAFATFFDPTGGPNMPVIARFLNILAILLFLTFDGHLWLISLLADSFYTLPISTAPINSHAFLALARAGGLIFINGLMLALPIITLLLTINLALGMLNRMAPQLSIFVVGFPITLTIGIMTIGLLLPLIPPFAEHLFSEVFDLLADILTQLSGS, from the coding sequence ATGCTGACGTTTAACAGTTGGGACATGGTGAATTGGGTTAGCCAGTTTTTCTGGCCTTTTGTCAGAATTCTCGCACTGATCAGTACTGCGCCAGTCTTTAACGAAAGAGCTATCGCTAACCGAGTGAAAATAGGTCTGGGAGTGCTAATTACCCTACTCGTCGCGCCCTATTTACCGCTAAACACAACGCCCATTTTTTCTGTCGCGGGCGTGTGGCTGCTAATACAGCAAATCCTTATCGGTGTAACTCTCGGTTTATCAATGCAGTTGGCATTTGCCGCTATTCGTCATGCGGGGGAACTCATTGGTTTACAGATGGGCCTCGCCTTTGCGACTTTCTTTGATCCGACTGGTGGTCCGAATATGCCAGTAATAGCTCGTTTCCTGAATATTCTCGCCATATTACTATTCTTAACCTTTGATGGACATCTCTGGCTGATCTCGTTATTGGCAGATAGCTTCTATACCCTGCCTATCAGCACTGCTCCTATTAATAGCCATGCTTTCCTCGCACTGGCGCGTGCCGGTGGATTGATTTTTATTAACGGATTGATGCTGGCTCTACCCATCATAACCCTCTTGCTCACTATAAACCTGGCGTTAGGCATGCTTAACCGCATGGCCCCCCAACTCTCAATATTTGTTGTTGGCTTCCCGATTACCCTCACTATCGGAATCATGACGATAGGCTTATTACTCCCGCTAATCCCACCATTCGCAGAACATTTATTCAGTGAGGTATTCGATTTACTCGCTGATATTCTTACCCAACTATCAGGCTCTTAG